AACTTTTGATACTGACAAGCAGCACCACCATCACTGTAGTTTTCCAACATCATATGTCATATTGCCACTTTATCCTTAATATTTAAAAGGGACTGGAGTGAAGTAGAcctgtttttttaatagctGCTAGTGGCTCAAAATACAGGACGTTTCCTCACAAAGTCCTATAAGGACATTGGGCATCCACAGGGTGGAGCTGTGGCCGTGATTATTATTCTGTTGCACCTGCACTGTCCTGGAAAATCAGCTTGAGTCCTGAGCAGCACTTTCATTTTCACGAGGAGTGGAGGGGCTCGTAAAAATAAATGATCTTGGCTGCACCCACTGCTTCTTCCTTTTCTATATCTTTAAAAGATCCTGCTGCAAAGGTTTGTTCAGAAGAGATGAGGGACAAAGCTTTACTAAAAGGGGAGTTATGACTAAAAAATTTGGGGAAAGCAATGAAACCAGAATTTGACTGCTCTTGTATTTATGCTCTGACATGAAATATAGGATCAATAGTGTGACATCATAGCAGCAGCTCAGTTTCATTCAGGGAATCCCCACACATCACTTTGTGCTGCCCTCCCCTTCCTTAGCACAGGTCACTGTGCAGTATAGCAGTCACTCAAGGAAATGAGGCGGACGCTAATGCACCAGTCTAATGATGAGAAAAATCAATAACTGCAGatcaaagggaaaaaagcccAGAGAGCATCTTGATTAAACATTCAGGCTTTATGTTCAGCCCTTTAAGGCACCTTTACTAATGCTGATCTGTTGGaagaaaagaagatgaaaaacTGAGGTTTAATACAAAATTCAAAGGAGATTATTAATCATTTCCTTTCATCATTCAAAATTTTACAAATGTCAACACCAGAATATCCAAATCAATGTTTGCATAAGTGACTCAGAAAGAGTGGATTTAGGCGTCTTCTTCATGTCATGCCATTGGGCATTAAATCAAAGTGTGTCTATGTGTACAGTAAAGTCTGCATAGCAGCACCATTCTCCGCTGGCTCTCCTCCATAAACCTCTGGTGCTGATGTGGAGGAGAGGGGGAAgaaagggaggaggagagaggggctCCGTACCAGACTGTCCTGCACTGTTATCAGAGGCATTAAGTTAGACAGAGAAAGCTACAGGAAGTAGCGTCAGTCGTTCATTCAAAATAAGTTTattcaaataatttttttggACTATGGTTTTTGCAGTTGAAACGATGTGTTCTTCATACTTATTCTTCATTGAGCAGTAGTggacctaaaaaaaaatcatttttttctttaaaaaaacctGTGGCCTTTCATAAACCTTCACTGGGTTTCATTTAAATCTCTGTGTCTGGTTTAGTGACACTTTACACGGATTGAAAGAAGAAACGGGAAGGACCAACATAGCTCTTAATATCAGCCAACCTGCACTATCATTTGAACATCatacaaatactgaaaaatgtgGGAAATTTTGTAGCACTGGTGGACTcaaaggggggtgggggggcagaCCCCTTGGTGCGCCCATATTTGAAAAATTGCCCTCTTTAACGCCTTTTTACTGAAAAACGTTGCCAAAGGGCCCTCATTGGTGCCTTCTAAATAGACAAAATTAGACAAGTTGCCCTCTTAAGTGCCTTctatgtagaaaaaaatggcttaGTGCCCTTTAGTTGGATATATGAAAAAGTGCCTCTCGGCTGCCTTTAAATGGACAATGATAAATTGCCCTTTATGCTGACTTTCTAGTGGACAATGTCCAACAGTGGAGAAAATACAATGCAGTGCTATAAACTCCTTGGTATaaagttcattttcactgaCCTTCTCCAAAGTCTGTCTTTTGCTAAATCAGTGGTTAGATGGTTTGTAATTCcttgtctgtttttacagaggAGTAGCAGGTATatgtgaatttttttaaaaattaaatcttaaCCAGGATTTCTAACAATTAAGCGATAGTTTTTTTCGCAAATTTTTGAACGATGATTGCACACAGCCCTCTGAGTcgtctgccacttttttgcagagTACTTTATCTAAGTTAtacaaaagttaaaattctgttaaatcattatttttagaTATAACATTCAAGCGTCCTGAGAAAGAGGATATTCATTACGCTAAAACTGAAGGAAAAATACACTCACGAAATTCAAAAAGGCTAGACAAAAAAACTGGTAAGATTTAGCAAAGTCagcaaaaaacaataaagataaatTATTAATAGTAACAATTATCTTAAAGTCGCTTATTTGTTTAATGACGCTGTAAtatgcagtttttaatttttttttcctttctttcttttttcatgaaGCTTTAATTTTGCGGGTCTTCGCCGGAAGTGCTCTCTTCTAATCATGTTACCTTGACAACGGTCCCAAGTTGAGTTAGTCTTCGTGCTGCTGCGGTGTGAagacagaggagggggagaggaggagaaagtggTCCACTAGAGGGTTTGCTTCGAGAGAGACGCTTCGTTTTTATCCTCCTTTATTTAGacaataaaatagaaacactCAGACTATTTTCTTGTTTACAGACTAAGTTAAAGGAGGAGTGGTTGGAGTCCTGACTGAAGGCGGGAAACAGCAGCTCTTCAGCTGAATCGTGTCTACTTGGATGTaccagagagaggagggaggttTCCCATCACAGGTAGTTTGGAAATGACTGGATTTGAATGGAGAGGAGAAAGGATTCAGAAGAAAGAATGATATCTGCAGGGAACACGCTGCTTACaggttttattattttcttttagagGTTCGAGCTACTACACTGAGGAAAAAATTGTAGTCCTCCATCACAGGTCGGCTAAAGTCCTCCAGGCATAATCAAAAACTTGGCCTCTTCTGTGTAACACCGCAAAACTTTAATTCGGTTGTATTATGGGATGCCATTgggttagttttagtcagttttaaaGATCATTTGTAAACAATTCTttgctgatttgtttttttaactgggACTTAAACATGGCCATCAACACGGACACTGACTTCCTAAAGTCTAACCTGGGTGAGGGTGGAGGTGGCACCCAACCCGGAGACCCCCACGAGACGGAGAAACTCCTGGCTTTGAGCACCGAGCCCGGGGGTAACGGTATGAAGATGTCCCCCTCCTTCACAGTCAACATGGACACCGACCAGGGCCTGAAGCCCGACCAGAACGGCCACAGTGAGGGGTTGAAGACGGGCTCTGCCGGTCAGCTGGCTGCCTCCGCCCCCCTGTCCCCCTCCAAGGCCAGCCTCAGTCGCTCTTCCACTGGAAACGCCATGGTGCACGAGGTCCCCAAACCCAAGGATTACCTCATCCTCGTCATCATGTCGTGTTTCTGCCCCGTGTGGCCCGTCAGCATCGTGGCGCTGGTTTACTCCATCATGGTGAGTGTCACTTTTTTAAGCTTTACCAGGAAAccaaggagaagaagaagaaaattcaTCAAGCAGggaatgtaaaagtgaaaatgattgGTCATATAGAAGCTTATATTCTCACTGAATGCTCTAACTTCTAaagttaacattaaaaaatgagctTTGGGAATTGTCTTATGTGATACAATTGATGGAAATgacaccaaaataaaaacatttttgactttgtcattaTAGGCTATAACCTGCATCAGTAATCTCCAGTTAGTGTCATTATGACCCTTAAAATAGTTGAACAAATATTTTATATAGTTTTTATACCATATAATAAGCTCTTATGAGCATGCTACAAATGTCTAcctgttaatttaaaaaaaaaaaaaaagagagattttagagaaaatttttgaaaatgatgGGCA
This region of Cheilinus undulatus linkage group 2, ASM1832078v1, whole genome shotgun sequence genomic DNA includes:
- the trarg1a gene encoding trafficking regulator of GLUT4 1; this encodes MAINTDTDFLKSNLGEGGGGTQPGDPHETEKLLALSTEPGGNGMKMSPSFTVNMDTDQGLKPDQNGHSEGLKTGSAGQLAASAPLSPSKASLSRSSTGNAMVHEVPKPKDYLILVIMSCFCPVWPVSIVALVYSIMSRNSLQAGDIDGARRLGRLARLLSIVAIILGVVAIVVYVSYYVS